CGGGGTTTCGTGAGCAATGCGCCGGCTGACGTCGTCGAGGCCGAGCGGGAGAAGCTCACCACCTACCGGGCCGAGCTCGAGGAGCTCGAAGACTGAGCCCCAGCTTCGACGTCGAGGCCTATCTGGTCTCGCTGGAGCCCTTCGGCTGGCGCTTGGGCCTGGAGCGCATCCGGCGGTTGGTATCGCTGCTGGGCATGCCGCAGCACCGCTTCGCCTCGATCCATGTCGTCGGCACAAACGGCAAGTCGTCGGTGGCGGAGATGACGGGGGCGCTGCTGCGAGCCCACGGGAAGGCCGTCGGCGTCTATCTCTCCCCGCACACAGAGCGCTGGTCCGAGCGGGTTCGGATCGGTGGCGCCGAGATCGCTCCCGGCGAGTTCGCGGCGGCGGCCGAGCGGGTCGCGCAGTCGATCGAGACTGTCAACCGGACCCTGGCCGAGGATGAGTCCGTGACCCAGTTCGAGGCGGTCACAGCAATCGCCTTCGTCGCTCTCGCGTCCGCGGGGGTCGAGTTCGGCGTGATCGAAGCCGGGCTGGGGGGCCGGCTGGACGCCACCAACGTGTTGCCCTCGGGGGCCACGGTGCTGACCTCGGTCGGCCTGGAGCACACGGAGTGGCTGGGCGACACGCAGGAGGCGATCGCCGCCGAGAAGCTCGCCGTACTGCGCGACCACACGACGCTCGTGATCGGGCGGCTCGACGAAGGGGCTCGCGAGCTGGCGATACGAACAGCTGCCGAGCGAAACGCCCGCCTGATCGCGGCCGGCGAGCTCGATCCCGGTGTGCGACTCGCCGTCCCGGGCGCCTACCAGCGGCGAAACTTCGCCGTGGCCACGGCCGTCGCCGGCGCCACCCTCGGAGCCCTCGACCACGACCGGGTGCAAACCGTCGCCGAGGGACTCGAGCTGCCGGGGCGCGTCCAGCTCTTGGAGGGGGACCCGCCCGTGATTCTCGATGCGGCGCACAACCCCGACGGTGCCCGCGCGCTGGCGGAGGCGCTGCCTGAGGCGGTGGGCCAGGCGCCGGTTGTGGCCTGCCTCGCGAGCCTGGCGGACAAGGACGCCGCCGGGGTGCTGGCGGCGCTCGCGCCGCGTCTCGCGGCCGCCATATGCACGGAGCTCCCAGGCGAACGTCTGGCGCGAGCCGGTCGACCCGGCGCCGCGGCTACGGACGCGGCGCGACTGGCGGAATTGGCCCGCGACGCGGGCCTGACCGCGGTCGACGCGGTCCCCGAGCCGGCGGCGGCCGTTGAGCGAGCTCGCGAGCTCGCGCGCGGGCAGGGCGGAGTCGCGCTGGTCACGGGGTCTCACTATCTCTTGTCCTACGCGTGACGCGCTAACCTCGGCCCGGTGCGCATGGACCGCGAGGCGCGCTCTGAGCTCCTCCAGATGATGGGGTTGGTCGCCACCGTCGTGGCGATCGTGATCCTGGTCTTCTTCGGGCTCGGCTACGTGTTCGGAAGGCTCTTCCTGTAGCCGAGGTCTAGGTCAGCCCCGGAGAACCAGGGTTTGTCCCGCTCTTAACGAAGTACACTCCGCCCTCAGCTCATGCGGGGCTCACCATGCTCGTAGCGCTTTTCGGCATCACGGACGAGGGCCTCAACCTGTTCGTCAACCTCGTCGTGGTGTTCGCTGTCGTCATCTGGCTTGCCCTCGTAGCGTGGACCTTCCTGGACGCCCGCCGCCGGATCACGGACCCGTTCCTGGTGGCATGCGCCACCGGCGCCTCGCTGTTTCCGTTCGTCGGGACGATCGTCTACACGATCCTTCGTCCACCGGAGTTTCTGGAGGATGCCCGGGAGCGCGAGCTCGAGATCCGGGCCGCGGAGCTTCGCGTCCGGCAGCTGGAGGAACAGTCCTGCCCCAACTGCGGCTACCCCATCGAGCGCACCTATCTCCGGTGTCCGGACTGCAGCGCTCGGGTGAAGGATCCGTGCGAGGCCTGCAAGAAGCCGATCGACCCACGCTGGACGGTCTGTCCGTACTGCGAGACGCCGCAGCGCCGCGCGGCTCCGCCGCCGCGGCGCGCCGAGCCCGCCCGGCGCGCTTCGGAGGATGAGCTGCCGTCGCGAGGCGCCCGCCAGAAGCGCACCCCGCGACCGAAGACCCGGCGTACCCCCGCCCAGCAGGGTCGCGCCGCCAAGCCGCGTTCGGTGCGGCCCGCCAGCGCGCGCCAGGCTGACCGCGCCGCCAAGCGCCAGCCGGGGTCCGGGCGCTCCCCCGCAGCCTCTCCGCCAACTCGGGAGGCGCCCGGGGAGGATCGGCCCAGGCCGGCCACCGCCTCGTAGCCGCCCGCGCACACCGGTAGCCTTCCCGCCCCGTGAGCGCCGAGCTCAAGAAGGCCAGGACACTGGTCCTGATCAAGCCCGACGCCTTCGAGCGCGGCCTCACCGGCGAGGTGCTGGCGCGATTCGAGCGAAAGGGCCTGCGCATCGCCGCCCTGCGACAGCTTCACATCGACGATGCCTTCGCCGGCCGTCATTACGCGGAGCACGCCGAGAAGCCGTTCTTCGGCGAGCTGGTCGAGTTCATCACCAGCGGGCCATTGGTCGCGGCGGTGCTCGAGGGGCCCGGGGCGGTCGCCGCCGCTCGACAGGTGATCGGGGCGACGAATCCGCTCGAGGCGGGACCCGGCTCGATCCGTGGCGACTTCGCCGTGGAGGTGACGTTCAACCTGGTCCACGGCTCCGACTCAGACGAGTCGGCAGCGCGCGAGATCGCGCTCTGGTTTCCAGATCTCGATTGACGCTGATCCTCGCTTCCGCGTCACCGAGGCGGCGCGAGATCCTGGGCGTGCTCGGGATCCCCTTCGAGCTGGTGGTCCCTGAGGTCGACGAGCTGGCGGAAGGAGTTCCGGAGGTGGTCGTGGTCGAAAACGCTCGCCGCAAGGCGGCCGCCGGGCTGAGAGAAGCGGACCATGCGGGCAAGAGCGCGATCGCGCTGGGGGTGGATACCGAGGTGGTCATCGACGGGCACCTGCTCGGCAAGGCCGGCACGCGAGACGAGGCCCGCGAGCGCCTCCAGATGCTCGCCGGCCGCACCCATACAGTGCTCAGCGGCCTCGTCCTGCAGCCCGCCGACCCTTCGGATGAGGAACCACGCGAGCGCTCGGGCGTGGCCGGGACGGACGTCACCTTCCGCGAGCTGGACCGAGCCACCCTTGATGCCTACCTCGCCTCCGGGGAATGGCAGGACCGCGCCGGCGCCTATGCGATCCAGGGCCTGGGCTCCCTCCTGGTAGAGCGCGTTGAGGGTGACTTCTCGAATGTCGTCGGCCTGCCGCTGAGGCTGCTCTTCGATTTGGCGCCAGAGCTGCTCGCCGCCGTTACCCCGGTACAAGGGCCCTGACATGGGGACGAATCGAGCATCGATGAGGGGGCCAAAACGATCCCCAGAGACTAACCCTCAGGTCGATCGTGAATGTTGGCACCGGGGGGTCATCCTGCAATTGAGGCTGCTTTGGCGTTCGCTACACTCCGCGCGCGGCGCGGCCTCCGACGGCCGCCTCTAGGTGTGTGCGAGCTGCCGCTCGCGCCGACCGCTTCCCTCGACCCAACCCCCCAACTGATGGGCCTGTTCAGCAACCTAGGTGGTTTCGGTGGCCGCGACATGGCCGTCGACCTCGGCACCGCGAATACCCTCGTCTACGTTCGGGGGCGCGGGATCGTGCTCTCGGAGCCCTCCGTGGTGGCCGTGGATGCCCGCACCGGCGAGGTGCACGCCGTGGGTGTGGAAGCGAAGCGGATGCTCGGTCGCACGCCGGGCACGATCCGCGCCATTCGACCCCTCAAGGATGGTGTGATCGCCGACTTCGACGTCACAGAGGAGATGCTGCGCCACTTCATCCAGCGCGTCCACCAGAACCGGTTCGCGCATCCCCGGGTGGTGGTCTGCGTTCCCTCGGGTGTCACCGGCGTCGAGAAGCGCGCCGTCGAGGAGGCTTGCCTGTCGGCTGGTGCCCGCCAGGCCTACCTGATCGAGGAGCCGATGGCGGCGGCGATCGGGGCGGGGCTGCCGGTCGGCGAACCGACAGGGAGCATGGTCCTGGACGTCGGCGGCGGCACCAGCGAGGTCGCGGTGATCTCGCTCGGCGGGATCGTGGTGTCGGAGTCGATCCGGATCGGCGGTGACGAGCAGGACGACGCGATCGTCAACTACTGCAAGCACGAGCACAAGCTGTTGATCGGCCAGCAGACTGCCGAGGAGGTGAAGCTCGAGATCGGCTCGGCTGCGCCGCTGCCGGAAGAGGTGACCACGGAGATCCGGGGGCGGGACATGGTCACCGGGTTGCCCAAGACGATCATGCTCACCTCGACCGAGGTGCGCTCGGCCCTCGAGGAGCCGATCAACCAGATCGTGGTGGCGGTGAAGGACACCCTGGACCGCACCCCGCCCGAGCTGGCTGGAGACATCATGGACCGGGGCATCACCCTGGCTGGAGGCGGCGCCCTGCTTCAGGGCATGGACCATCGCCTGCGCGAGGAGTGCCAGATGCCGGCCCAGCTGACCGAGTCGCCGCTCACCTGCGTGGCGGTTGGCTCGGGCCGCTCGCTGGAGGAGTTCGAGGCCATCCACCGGATGAGCAGAAACTCCCACCGCCGCGGCTTGATCGGCTCGGGATAGGCGGCGCCGGGCGCTGTGTACCGGAAGCAGGTCAGAAGGCGCCGCGCGATCCTCGTACTTTTGGTCGTCGCGGCTTTGGTTTTGCTCTCGACTCAGTTCTCGGAGGCCGAGGGCGGCCCGCTGCACTCGATGCAACGGGCCGTGGCGTCGGTCTTCGGCCCGCTCGAGGAGGGGGCCACCCGCGCCCTGAAGCCGGCCCGCGACCTGGTCAACTGGGTCGACGAGACCTTCAGCGCCAGGGGCGAGAACGACGACTTGCGCAGCGAGGTCGAGCAGCTGCGGTCACAGCTTGCCGAGGCGCAGTCGGCCGAGGGCGAGAACGAGCAGCTTCGCGGGCTGCTCGGCCTCGACCGGCAGGGCACGCTGGCAGGTTATGAGCCGGTGACTGCGCGCGTCATCGCGCGCTCCCCGACCGTCTGGTACTCGACTGTGACCATCGACAAGGGCTCCAGCGCCGGGGTGAAGGTGGACGACCCGGTGGTCACCGGCGACGGGCTCGCCGGCCGGATCACGGACGTCACCCACGGGACGGCGGTGGTCACCCTGATCACCGACGACCGCAGCTCCGTCTCGGCCCGGGTGTTGCCCAACGGCCCCCAGGGCGTGGCCGAGCCGGAGGTGGGTGATCCAGATCAATTGCTGTTGGACTTCATCGATCCCAATCAGCCGATCCAACGGGGTCAGATACTCGTCACGGCGGGGTGGAGCAACGGCACGATCTCCTCCGCCTTCCCGCCGGGGATCCCGATCGGCAAGGTGAGCGACGCGTCCGTGGGGGAACAGCAGCCCTACCAGCGGGTGCACGTGACTCCGTATACCGACATGCGCGAGCTCGACTACGTGCAGGTCGCCACCGGCGGGCCGACACGGCCGGGGGTGCCTGGATGATCGTCACCTGGCGGATAGCCCTCCGGATCGCGCTGATCGTGGTGGTCACAATCGTGCTCCAGATCTCGTTCTTCTCCTACCTGACCCTTTTCGGGACGACGCCGAACGTGGTTCCGCTGATGGTCGTCTCGCTCGGCCTGCTGGGCGGCGTGATGGTCGGGGCCGTGTGCGGCTTCGCCGCCGGGTTGCTGCTCGATTCGGCGCTGCTCCAAACGCTTGGAGTCTCATCGCTGGTCCTGCTCGGCGCCGGGTACCTCGCCGGCCGCTTCCGCGAGGGGGCGGAGGTATCCAACTCGCTTATCCCCCCGCTCTTGGCGGGGGCGTTGACGACTGCCGCCGCGGCCGGGTTCGCGGCGATCCAGCTGATGCTTGGCGTCCACACGACGGTCAGCCTCCTGGTTCTGAGGGAGATCTTCATTCAGGGCCTGCTGGCCGTGCTGCTCACGATCCCGATCTATCCGCTGATCCGCCGGGCCCTGCGGCCGGCCCTGATCGACGACCTCGCCGTGCTCGGGGCAAGGAGCCCGATCACGCGCGGCCTGGCACGGGCCGGCAGGGCGCGAGGGCGACGCATCAGGCGGGCCGCGGGTTACTCGTGATGTTCAACGAGCGGGAGCGACCGCTGATGCCGGCCCAGTTCGCGGTTCGCGTGGCCATTCTCAGCGGCCTTGCGCTGATCATGTTCTCGCTCGTGTTCTTCCGCCTCTGGTACCTCCAGGTGCTGTCGGGAGACAAGTACCTGAGGGCGGCCCAGAACAACCAGGTTCGCGAGATCACGGTGCGGGCACCGCGCGGAGAGATCGTGGACCGAAACGGACATGTCCTCGTCTCCAACCGGGCGGCCCTGGCCCTCCAGCTCCAGCCGACCGAGCTGCCGCGCTCGCACCGCAAGCGCCAGCAGGAATTCGCCCGCCTGGGCCAGGCGATTGGCATGTCTCCCGACCAGATCCAGGAGCAGCTGCGCAAGCAGACGAAGGAGCTGCCCGCGAACCCGGTGACCCTGAAGCGCGACGTGAACTACGACCTCGTCTACTACCTGCGCGAGAATCAGGCGCAGTACCCGGGAGTGAGCGTGCAGCACGTGTACGTGCGCAACTACCCGAACGGCAGCCTGGCGGCCCAGATCTTCGGCTACGTGCGCGAGGTCACCGAGGATCAGCTCAAGGAGGCCCGCTACCAGGGGTTGGTGCCCGGCGACCAGGTGGGCCAGTCGGGCGTCGAGAACACGTACGACAACGTCCTGCGAGGCACGAACGGCATGACGCGAGTTCAGGTCGACGCACAAGGCCAACCGACGGGCGGCGTGCTCAGCCAGACGGAGCCTCGAGCGGGAGACAACCTGCTGTTGACGATCGACAGCCGCGTGCAGGCGGCCGGCGAGGCAGCCTTGGGAAGCTTCAGCACCCCCGGCGCTTTCGTGGTCATGAACGTGCGGGACGGCGCGATCCTGGGACTCGGCTCGTCGCCCACCTACGACCCCTCGGTGTTCACCAAGCCGGTGATCCCTCAGTCGACCATCGACCAGATCTTCTCCGACAACGCCGGGTCCCCATATACCGATCGCGCCATCCAGGGCCTGTATCCAACGGGCTCCACCTTCAAGCCGATTACGTCTATCGCCGCGCTGGAGAGCGGTGTGCTGACGCCGAGCACCACGATCGTCGACGGGGGCACGTTCACGATCGGCGGCCTCTCGTTCCACAACGCGGGGGGCGCTTCGTACGGCGCACTCCAGCTACCCGAGGCCCTCCAGGTCTCCTCCGACGTCTTCTTCTACAACGTCGGGGCCGACCTCTACGAGCACGGGGGGGACGCGCAGCAGCACTGGGCGACGGAGCTCGGGATCGGCCACACGACCGGGATCGACATCCCGGGCGAGGGAACCGGCCTGCTACCGAGCCCGGAGTGGCGCGACGAGCTCTATAAGGAGGGAGAGACGGACCGGCCATGGACCGTGGGCGACAACGTCAACCTTGCCGTGGGCCAGGGAGACCTGCAGACGAACCCACTGCAGATGGCGGTCGCCTACTCCACGATCGCCAACGGAGGCGATGTAGTCAGGCCCCACGTCGGGATGTCGGTCGATGACGCGAGCGGTCGGGTGGTGCAGGAGATCGATCCGGCGCCCCAGCGCCACCTGGATATCGCCCCGCAGTACCGACAGGCGATCCTCGAGGGCATTCACATGGCGGCCCAGTCGCCTGGCGGCACCTCCTACTCGGTGTTCGGCAATTTCCCGATCCCGATGGCCGGCAAGACCGGGACCGCGGAGCGCATCGGCCAGGCGGATCAGTCCTGGTACGTCGCGCTTGCCCCCTATCCCAACCCTGACATCGTGGTCGCCGCGACGATCGAGCAGGGGGGCTTCGGAGTCGACGCGGCAGCGCCCGTGGCCTGCAAGATCCTCGAGTCCTACTACAGCGCGGCGACCGCCGGCAAGAAGAAGGCGGCCAAGAAGTTACGGGGGGGATCCTGCGCCGGTGCGTCGACGGGGGGCGGCTACGAATGACGGTGTCCGACGCCTATCCGCGCCCATTCGACGAGCACCGTGCGGCGGGCGCCGCCGAGCGCGGCGGGGTGCTCGGCCTCGACCCGCTGCTCCTGTTCGCCTCCCTCGGGCTGATCGGCTTCGGGCTCTTCACGCTGGGCGCGGTGACCGGCGGCGACGTTCCCCACGAGCCGTACTACTACGTCATTCGCCAGGCGATCTACGCGGTGATCGGTATCGCCTTGATGCTCGCGCTGGCCCGAGTCGACTACTCTCGTTTCAGGGAGCTGCGCGTCGGCCTCTACACGGTGATGATCAGCAGCATCGTCTTGGTGCTGCTTCTGGGCCAGGCCACGCGGGGCTCGAAGCGATGGATAGAGCTTCCTTTCTTCACATTCCAACCGTCGGAGCTGGCCAAGGTGCTGCTGATCGCAGCCCTGGCCGGGTTCGCGATCGATCGCGGCCGCCGAGTCAAGGAGAGCCAGCAAACGGCGCGTCTGTTGCTGCTGGGCTTCGTGCCGGCACTGATCGTGTTCATGCAGCCGGACCTCGGGACCGCCGTCACCTACGTCGTGATCACGCTTGCGATCCTGTTCGTGGCCGGGGTGCGCTGGACGCACTTCGCGCTGCTCGGGACGCTCTTGGCCGCCGCCGTTTCGGCGGTGCTCGTGATCGCGCCGGCGGTCGGTCATCCGGTGCTCAAGGACTACCAGCAGGAGCGATTGACTTCGTTCCTGAGTCCGAGCCAGGATCCCCGCGACGCTACGTATCAGATCAATCAGTCTCTGATCGCCGTCGGATCCGGCGGCAAGACGGGACGTGGAGACGACTCGACCCAAACCGAGAACGGCTTCGTCCCCGATCGCACCACGGACTTCATCTTCTCCGTCGTCGGAGAACGATTCGGCTTCGTCGGTGCCGCCTTCGTCCTATCCCTCTACGCCCTGCTGATTTGGAGGGCGCTGCGCATCATGACGCTTTCGAAGAACTTATACGGGAGCCTGATAGCAGGCGCGTTAGCCGCGATGTTCATGTGCCAGGTGTTCGTGAACGTCGGCGTTGCCATCGGCATCATGCCCGTGACCGGCATCACGCTCCCGTTGATGAGCTTCGGAGGATCGTCCGTCGTCGTGACCTTCATGGCGCTCGGACTCCTGCAAAGCATCTACGTCCAGGCGCGGCTCACCTCCAAGAGCAGGGCGGATCTGCTCCGCTGAGCGGATCTCGACCCAACTCTTGAGGTGAGTAATTGAAAAAACGCATACTGGTTTCAGTTGACGCTGGCGAGACCCGCGTAGCGGTGCTCGAGAGCAAGGGCGCTGCCCGGCCAAGCGGCCGCCAGCGCGGGCGTCGTCCTACGCGCGACCGCGAAGAGCCTGCCGGCGCATCCAAGGACGCTCCGCGCGAGAGGAACGGCGACTGGAAGGTCGCCGAGCTCTACGTCGAGCGCCGAGGTCAGCGGTCGATCGTCGGCAACATCTACAAGGGGGTGGTCGACAACGTCCTCCCCGGCATGGAGGCCGCCTTCGTGGACATCGGCCTGGAGCGAAACGGCTTCCTGCACGTGGACGAGATCGTCCTTCCGGGCGGGGAGGCCGCCCCCCGGCGCGGCCGGGGCCAGGGGCGCCGGATCGATGAGCTGATCAAGCCGGGCCAGGAGGTCCTGGTCCAGGTCGTCAAGGACCCGCTCAAGACCAAGGGAGCGCGACTCTCGATGCAGCTGTCGATCGCGGGCCGCTACCTCGTCTACATGCCCCAGGGCGCCGGGGTGGGGGCCAGCCGCCGGCTTTCGGACTCGGAGCGCGAGCGGCAGCGCAAGCTGCTCCAGAACATCCACGAGGGCCAGGGCGGCGTGATCGTGCGGACCGCCGCCCAGGGCGCTCGGAAGGCCGACTTCGAGCGCGACATCGCCTACCTGCGGAAGCTTTACGAGGTCGTCGAGCGCCGCGCCGCCGAGGTCAAGGCGCCCGACATGGTGTTCCAGGAGGCCGACCTTTCGATCCGCGTCCTGCGCGACGTGCTGAGCAAGGAGTTCGACGGGGCGATCATCGACGACGAGAAGCAGCACCATCGGGTGACGAGCTTCTTCCAGCGCACGGCACCGGAGCTGGTTACCTTCGTCGAGCTCTACACGGACCCCGAGCCGCTGTTCGAGCGCGAAGGCGTCGAGGAGGCGTACCGATCAGTGCTCTCCCGTCGGGTTGACCTGAACTCGGGCGGCTACCTGATGATCGACTACGCCGAGGCCCTGACGGTGATCGACGTGAACACGGGCAGCTTCACCGGGCGCGGAAAGGGGCGGCTCGAGGACACGATCACGAGGGTCAACGTGGAGGCGGCGGAAGAGGTCGTGCGCCAGCTGCGCCTCCGCGACATCGGCGGCATCATCGTGATCGACTTCATCGACATGGCCCGGGCGCGAAATCGCGACCAGGTCCTGA
The nucleotide sequence above comes from Solirubrobacterales bacterium. Encoded proteins:
- the mreC gene encoding rod shape-determining protein MreC; protein product: MLSTQFSEAEGGPLHSMQRAVASVFGPLEEGATRALKPARDLVNWVDETFSARGENDDLRSEVEQLRSQLAEAQSAEGENEQLRGLLGLDRQGTLAGYEPVTARVIARSPTVWYSTVTIDKGSSAGVKVDDPVVTGDGLAGRITDVTHGTAVVTLITDDRSSVSARVLPNGPQGVAEPEVGDPDQLLLDFIDPNQPIQRGQILVTAGWSNGTISSAFPPGIPIGKVSDASVGEQQPYQRVHVTPYTDMRELDYVQVATGGPTRPGVPG
- the ndk gene encoding nucleoside-diphosphate kinase, with translation MSAELKKARTLVLIKPDAFERGLTGEVLARFERKGLRIAALRQLHIDDAFAGRHYAEHAEKPFFGELVEFITSGPLVAAVLEGPGAVAAARQVIGATNPLEAGPGSIRGDFAVEVTFNLVHGSDSDESAAREIALWFPDLD
- the mreD gene encoding rod shape-determining protein MreD, with protein sequence MIVTWRIALRIALIVVVTIVLQISFFSYLTLFGTTPNVVPLMVVSLGLLGGVMVGAVCGFAAGLLLDSALLQTLGVSSLVLLGAGYLAGRFREGAEVSNSLIPPLLAGALTTAAAAGFAAIQLMLGVHTTVSLLVLREIFIQGLLAVLLTIPIYPLIRRALRPALIDDLAVLGARSPITRGLARAGRARGRRIRRAAGYS
- a CDS encoding zinc ribbon domain-containing protein, encoding MLVALFGITDEGLNLFVNLVVVFAVVIWLALVAWTFLDARRRITDPFLVACATGASLFPFVGTIVYTILRPPEFLEDARERELEIRAAELRVRQLEEQSCPNCGYPIERTYLRCPDCSARVKDPCEACKKPIDPRWTVCPYCETPQRRAAPPPRRAEPARRASEDELPSRGARQKRTPRPKTRRTPAQQGRAAKPRSVRPASARQADRAAKRQPGSGRSPAASPPTREAPGEDRPRPATAS
- the rodA gene encoding rod shape-determining protein RodA, coding for MSDAYPRPFDEHRAAGAAERGGVLGLDPLLLFASLGLIGFGLFTLGAVTGGDVPHEPYYYVIRQAIYAVIGIALMLALARVDYSRFRELRVGLYTVMISSIVLVLLLGQATRGSKRWIELPFFTFQPSELAKVLLIAALAGFAIDRGRRVKESQQTARLLLLGFVPALIVFMQPDLGTAVTYVVITLAILFVAGVRWTHFALLGTLLAAAVSAVLVIAPAVGHPVLKDYQQERLTSFLSPSQDPRDATYQINQSLIAVGSGGKTGRGDDSTQTENGFVPDRTTDFIFSVVGERFGFVGAAFVLSLYALLIWRALRIMTLSKNLYGSLIAGALAAMFMCQVFVNVGVAIGIMPVTGITLPLMSFGGSSVVVTFMALGLLQSIYVQARLTSKSRADLLR
- the mrdA gene encoding penicillin-binding protein 2, with protein sequence MFNERERPLMPAQFAVRVAILSGLALIMFSLVFFRLWYLQVLSGDKYLRAAQNNQVREITVRAPRGEIVDRNGHVLVSNRAALALQLQPTELPRSHRKRQQEFARLGQAIGMSPDQIQEQLRKQTKELPANPVTLKRDVNYDLVYYLRENQAQYPGVSVQHVYVRNYPNGSLAAQIFGYVREVTEDQLKEARYQGLVPGDQVGQSGVENTYDNVLRGTNGMTRVQVDAQGQPTGGVLSQTEPRAGDNLLLTIDSRVQAAGEAALGSFSTPGAFVVMNVRDGAILGLGSSPTYDPSVFTKPVIPQSTIDQIFSDNAGSPYTDRAIQGLYPTGSTFKPITSIAALESGVLTPSTTIVDGGTFTIGGLSFHNAGGASYGALQLPEALQVSSDVFFYNVGADLYEHGGDAQQHWATELGIGHTTGIDIPGEGTGLLPSPEWRDELYKEGETDRPWTVGDNVNLAVGQGDLQTNPLQMAVAYSTIANGGDVVRPHVGMSVDDASGRVVQEIDPAPQRHLDIAPQYRQAILEGIHMAAQSPGGTSYSVFGNFPIPMAGKTGTAERIGQADQSWYVALAPYPNPDIVVAATIEQGGFGVDAAAPVACKILESYYSAATAGKKKAAKKLRGGSCAGASTGGGYE
- a CDS encoding Maf family protein, which gives rise to MTLILASASPRRREILGVLGIPFELVVPEVDELAEGVPEVVVVENARRKAAAGLREADHAGKSAIALGVDTEVVIDGHLLGKAGTRDEARERLQMLAGRTHTVLSGLVLQPADPSDEEPRERSGVAGTDVTFRELDRATLDAYLASGEWQDRAGAYAIQGLGSLLVERVEGDFSNVVGLPLRLLFDLAPELLAAVTPVQGP
- a CDS encoding cyanophycin synthetase, producing the protein MGLERIRRLVSLLGMPQHRFASIHVVGTNGKSSVAEMTGALLRAHGKAVGVYLSPHTERWSERVRIGGAEIAPGEFAAAAERVAQSIETVNRTLAEDESVTQFEAVTAIAFVALASAGVEFGVIEAGLGGRLDATNVLPSGATVLTSVGLEHTEWLGDTQEAIAAEKLAVLRDHTTLVIGRLDEGARELAIRTAAERNARLIAAGELDPGVRLAVPGAYQRRNFAVATAVAGATLGALDHDRVQTVAEGLELPGRVQLLEGDPPVILDAAHNPDGARALAEALPEAVGQAPVVACLASLADKDAAGVLAALAPRLAAAICTELPGERLARAGRPGAAATDAARLAELARDAGLTAVDAVPEPAAAVERARELARGQGGVALVTGSHYLLSYA
- a CDS encoding rod shape-determining protein, with product MGLFSNLGGFGGRDMAVDLGTANTLVYVRGRGIVLSEPSVVAVDARTGEVHAVGVEAKRMLGRTPGTIRAIRPLKDGVIADFDVTEEMLRHFIQRVHQNRFAHPRVVVCVPSGVTGVEKRAVEEACLSAGARQAYLIEEPMAAAIGAGLPVGEPTGSMVLDVGGGTSEVAVISLGGIVVSESIRIGGDEQDDAIVNYCKHEHKLLIGQQTAEEVKLEIGSAAPLPEEVTTEIRGRDMVTGLPKTIMLTSTEVRSALEEPINQIVVAVKDTLDRTPPELAGDIMDRGITLAGGGALLQGMDHRLREECQMPAQLTESPLTCVAVGSGRSLEEFEAIHRMSRNSHRRGLIGSG
- a CDS encoding Rne/Rng family ribonuclease; this encodes MKKRILVSVDAGETRVAVLESKGAARPSGRQRGRRPTRDREEPAGASKDAPRERNGDWKVAELYVERRGQRSIVGNIYKGVVDNVLPGMEAAFVDIGLERNGFLHVDEIVLPGGEAAPRRGRGQGRRIDELIKPGQEVLVQVVKDPLKTKGARLSMQLSIAGRYLVYMPQGAGVGASRRLSDSERERQRKLLQNIHEGQGGVIVRTAAQGARKADFERDIAYLRKLYEVVERRAAEVKAPDMVFQEADLSIRVLRDVLSKEFDGAIIDDEKQHHRVTSFFQRTAPELVTFVELYTDPEPLFEREGVEEAYRSVLSRRVDLNSGGYLMIDYAEALTVIDVNTGSFTGRGKGRLEDTITRVNVEAAEEVVRQLRLRDIGGIIVIDFIDMARARNRDQVLKTLRRSLDADKTKSYVMDVSPLGLVEMTRQNVTDGVREILTKRCPTCDGEGVVESEETVAIQVVRSLRDVVDAGSKRGGPEAFLVRVHPRVAAQLLRADSPLHELEEKSGKHFHFEGGEALPLDTFEVVESGTRAKIEERALPFQVGDEVLVRIEEPHMYNVDDAVARVDSYIISVNGGGRFVGDRRLVRIESVERSAAKASLIDGAGDGSDAAPDAPDGGSVESPTSRRRRGRRGGRRRSRARASNGTNSDGD